From one uncultured Bacteroides sp. genomic stretch:
- the map gene encoding type I methionyl aminopeptidase: MKKESKGARFTPSNYPEAVEANIQKYKREGIRLPMRHMLRTGEQLAGIRESAQINTALLEYISANIHEGMSTAEIDHMVYAFTTDHDAIPADFLYEGYTKSVCVSINDVVCHGVPSTKEFLKNGDIVNVDVSTIYKGYFSDASRMYLIGEVSPEMQRLVQISKECRDIGVATAQPWARLGDVGAAIQEHAEKNGYSVVQEFCGHGVGLKFHEDPDVEPIGKRGTGMMIVPGMTFTVEPMINMGRREIFIDEADGWTVCTDDGLPSAQWESMILITESGNEVLTE; the protein is encoded by the coding sequence ATGAAAAAAGAATCAAAAGGGGCCCGGTTTACTCCTTCAAATTATCCGGAAGCGGTAGAAGCTAATATTCAAAAATATAAACGAGAGGGTATACGTTTACCTATGCGCCACATGCTGCGTACCGGCGAACAACTGGCTGGAATCAGGGAAAGTGCCCAAATTAATACAGCTTTATTGGAATACATTTCAGCCAACATCCACGAAGGAATGTCTACGGCGGAAATTGATCATATGGTATACGCTTTTACGACTGACCACGATGCAATTCCGGCGGATTTTCTTTATGAGGGGTATACTAAAAGTGTTTGTGTAAGCATCAATGATGTGGTATGTCACGGTGTACCCAGTACAAAAGAATTTTTAAAGAATGGAGATATTGTAAACGTAGATGTATCTACTATTTACAAAGGTTACTTTTCGGATGCATCACGAATGTATCTGATAGGGGAAGTAAGTCCGGAAATGCAACGATTGGTGCAAATAAGCAAGGAATGCAGGGACATCGGTGTCGCTACTGCACAGCCTTGGGCGCGTTTGGGTGATGTGGGCGCTGCTATTCAGGAACATGCCGAGAAGAACGGTTACAGCGTGGTACAAGAATTCTGCGGACATGGCGTAGGCCTGAAATTTCATGAAGATCCGGATGTAGAGCCTATTGGTAAACGGGGAACGGGAATGATGATTGTGCCGGGGATGACATTTACTGTTGAACCGATGATTAATATGGGGCGACGTGAAATATTTATTGACGAAGCGGACGGATGGACAGTGTGCACGGACGACGGCTTACCTTCTGCTCAATGGGAAAGTATGATTCTGATTACAGAAAGCGGAAATGAGGTGCTGACGGAATAA
- a CDS encoding YhcH/YjgK/YiaL family protein, whose protein sequence is MKNKSFSRRLLSVGLLFVLCAFLSNALAENPSWNKKEAKKWCKTKEWANGFAPVPYKATNCVEFATQYHKNKELWDKMFRWLAQNDLLTMPEGTYEIDGKRCFIKVSDSKTRDASKSQIESHRQYIDFQYVARGTERFGLINPKDATPISEYKPDVIHYKAKKIKFVDSRPDFFFLFFPQNYHLAMVKAKKEEVVRLIVAKIEYLP, encoded by the coding sequence ATGAAAAACAAATCCTTTTCAAGAAGATTGCTAAGCGTCGGCTTACTCTTCGTTCTGTGTGCTTTCTTATCTAATGCCCTGGCCGAAAATCCATCATGGAACAAGAAAGAGGCTAAAAAATGGTGCAAAACAAAAGAATGGGCCAATGGCTTCGCACCCGTGCCTTACAAGGCTACCAACTGCGTAGAGTTTGCCACGCAGTATCACAAAAACAAAGAACTCTGGGATAAAATGTTCCGCTGGCTTGCCCAGAACGACCTGCTTACCATGCCCGAAGGAACATACGAAATAGATGGCAAACGCTGTTTTATCAAGGTATCCGACAGCAAAACGCGCGATGCAAGCAAAAGCCAAATAGAATCACATCGTCAGTATATTGATTTTCAGTACGTAGCCAGAGGAACCGAACGCTTCGGGTTGATTAATCCGAAAGATGCCACTCCCATAAGTGAATATAAACCGGATGTCATTCATTATAAAGCGAAAAAGATTAAATTTGTAGATTCCCGCCCCGATTTCTTCTTTTTATTCTTCCCTCAAAACTATCATCTGGCAATGGTCAAAGCAAAGAAAGAAGAGGTTGTACGGCTTATAGTAGCCAAGATTGAGTATTTACCTTAA
- a CDS encoding uracil-xanthine permease family protein gives MDSNNLSPLRKGVVGVQFLFVAFGATVLVPLLVGLDPSTALFTAGIGTLIFHLVTKGKVPIFLGSSFAFIAPIVKATELYGLSGTLSGMVGVALVYFLMSALVKWQGIKLIDRLFPPVVIGPVIMLIGLSLAGTGVNMAKENWTLALLSLGTAVVVTIRAKGLLKLIPIFCGIIVGYVSALLFFNVDLSGIRDAAWFSLPQFTFPAFSWEPILYMMPVAIAPVIEHIGDVYVVNTVTGKDFVKDPGLHRTLLGDGLACFVAGFLGGPPVTTYSEVTGAMSLTKVTNPQVIRIAAVSAIVFSVIGKVSALLKSIPNAVLGGIMLLLFGTIASAGVANIVNNCVDLSRTRNIIIFSLTLTIGIGGVVLTWGNFSLSGIGLSALVGVGLNLILPQEKA, from the coding sequence ATGGATTCAAACAATCTTTCTCCTTTGCGTAAAGGGGTGGTAGGAGTACAGTTTCTTTTTGTGGCTTTTGGTGCCACGGTACTTGTACCTTTACTCGTGGGGCTCGACCCATCTACAGCCCTGTTCACAGCCGGTATCGGTACTCTTATCTTCCATTTGGTAACGAAGGGAAAAGTTCCTATTTTCTTAGGCAGTAGCTTTGCTTTTATAGCTCCGATTGTTAAGGCTACGGAACTTTACGGATTATCAGGAACCCTGTCGGGCATGGTGGGCGTGGCGTTGGTCTATTTTTTGATGAGTGCGCTGGTTAAATGGCAGGGAATAAAACTGATTGACCGGCTGTTTCCGCCGGTGGTTATCGGTCCGGTAATTATGCTTATCGGTTTGTCTCTGGCCGGCACGGGTGTGAACATGGCAAAGGAAAACTGGACACTGGCTTTGTTGTCTTTGGGCACAGCCGTTGTGGTAACCATTCGTGCTAAGGGACTTTTGAAATTAATACCTATATTCTGTGGCATTATAGTGGGCTATGTGTCTGCCTTGCTGTTCTTTAACGTCGATTTATCGGGAATACGCGATGCTGCCTGGTTCAGCCTGCCTCAATTTACCTTTCCCGCTTTCTCATGGGAACCCATATTGTATATGATGCCTGTAGCTATAGCCCCTGTAATAGAGCATATCGGTGATGTGTATGTAGTGAATACTGTGACCGGAAAGGATTTTGTGAAAGATCCCGGCTTGCACCGCACTTTGTTGGGCGACGGATTGGCTTGCTTTGTTGCCGGATTCCTTGGAGGACCTCCTGTTACCACTTATTCGGAAGTAACGGGTGCCATGTCGCTCACGAAGGTAACCAATCCGCAGGTTATTCGTATTGCTGCCGTTTCAGCTATCGTATTTTCTGTTATCGGTAAGGTTAGTGCTTTGCTGAAATCAATACCCAATGCAGTGTTGGGCGGCATTATGCTTTTGCTTTTCGGTACCATTGCCTCTGCGGGAGTGGCCAATATAGTGAATAATTGCGTGGATTTGAGCCGTACACGTAATATTATCATTTTTTCGCTGACACTTACAATCGGTATTGGCGGTGTTGTACTTACTTGGGGCAATTTCTCCCTTTCGGGCATTGGGCTTTCGGCTCTTGTGGGAGTAGGGCTGAATTTGATCTTACCTCAGGAGAAAGCATAA
- the hcp gene encoding hydroxylamine reductase yields the protein MSMFCFQCQEAAKGTGCTLSGVCGKTPEVANMQDLLLFVVRGVAVYNQELRKAGKPSAEADKFVFDGLFITITNANFDKAAIIEKIKSGLVLRNKLAQEVTLANAPDECVWDGTEEEFEEKSKSVGVMRTTNEDIRSLKELVHYGIKGMAAYVEHAYNLDSEDPQIFAFMQRALAEITREDISVDELIALTLETGKYGVTAMAQLDAANTGHYGNPELSEVNIGVQGNPGILVSGHDLKDLEELLQQTEGTGIDVYTHSEMLPAHYYPYLKKHKHLVGNYGNAWWKQKEEFESFNGPILFTTNCIVPPTSKATYKDRIYTTGASGLEGAIHIAERKGGQPKDFSAIIEHAKRCQPPVEIESGTIVGGFAHAQVLALADKVVDAVKSGAISKFFVMAGCDGRMKSRSYYTEFAETLPKDTVILTAGCAKYRYNKLPLGDINGIPRVLDAGQCNDSYSLAVIAMKLQEVFGLDDINDLPIVYNIAWYEQKAVIVLLALLHLGVKKIHLGPTLPAFLSPNVTQVLVDNFGIGGISTADEDIARFLS from the coding sequence ATGAGTATGTTCTGTTTTCAATGTCAGGAAGCCGCCAAAGGCACCGGTTGCACGTTGAGCGGTGTATGTGGAAAAACGCCCGAGGTGGCCAATATGCAAGACCTTCTGCTATTCGTTGTAAGAGGAGTTGCTGTTTACAATCAAGAACTTCGCAAAGCAGGGAAGCCGTCGGCCGAAGCCGATAAATTTGTATTCGACGGATTGTTTATCACCATTACCAATGCCAATTTTGACAAAGCAGCCATCATCGAAAAAATAAAGAGCGGACTGGTTCTGAGAAACAAACTGGCCCAGGAAGTAACATTAGCCAATGCTCCCGACGAGTGTGTATGGGATGGTACGGAAGAAGAGTTTGAAGAGAAATCAAAAAGCGTAGGTGTGATGCGCACTACAAACGAAGATATACGCTCACTGAAAGAATTGGTGCATTACGGCATCAAAGGCATGGCAGCATACGTAGAGCATGCTTACAATCTGGATTCCGAAGATCCCCAGATATTTGCTTTTATGCAACGTGCCTTAGCCGAAATTACCCGCGAAGATATTTCGGTTGATGAACTGATTGCTCTCACACTGGAAACCGGAAAATATGGTGTAACAGCCATGGCGCAACTCGATGCCGCCAATACCGGCCACTATGGAAATCCGGAACTATCCGAAGTCAACATCGGGGTTCAGGGTAATCCGGGCATTCTGGTTAGCGGGCACGACCTGAAAGATTTAGAGGAACTGCTACAACAAACCGAAGGTACGGGTATCGACGTATATACCCATAGCGAAATGCTTCCGGCACACTACTATCCGTACCTAAAGAAACATAAACACTTGGTGGGAAATTATGGAAATGCCTGGTGGAAGCAAAAAGAAGAGTTCGAAAGTTTTAACGGCCCCATACTGTTTACCACCAACTGCATTGTACCTCCAACATCAAAGGCAACTTACAAAGATCGCATTTATACCACCGGTGCTTCAGGACTGGAAGGCGCCATTCATATTGCAGAACGCAAAGGGGGGCAACCTAAAGACTTTTCCGCTATCATTGAGCATGCTAAACGTTGCCAACCGCCTGTAGAGATTGAAAGCGGAACCATCGTCGGCGGTTTTGCCCATGCACAGGTACTGGCTTTGGCAGACAAGGTGGTAGATGCAGTGAAAAGCGGAGCCATCAGTAAGTTCTTCGTTATGGCCGGATGTGATGGTCGTATGAAAAGCCGCAGTTACTACACCGAATTTGCCGAGACATTACCTAAAGATACCGTAATTCTCACCGCCGGTTGTGCCAAATATCGTTATAACAAGCTTCCGCTGGGCGATATTAACGGCATTCCACGTGTGCTGGATGCAGGCCAATGCAACGACAGCTATTCTTTGGCCGTGATTGCAATGAAATTACAAGAAGTATTCGGATTGGATGACATCAATGACTTGCCGATTGTGTATAACATTGCCTGGTACGAACAAAAAGCCGTCATAGTGCTATTGGCTCTGCTACATCTGGGAGTGAAAAAAATTCATCTCGGCCCTACCCTTCCTGCCTTTTTATCGCCCAACGTAACACAAGTTCTTGTAGATAATTTCGGTATAGGCGGCATCAGTACGGCCGACGAAGATATTGCCCGATTTCTGAGCTAG
- a CDS encoding Crp/Fnr family transcriptional regulator, which produces MLEELLSNPLFHHISAAQLNKDFNGLTYRVKAYAKGEILASQGDVCNRLVILIKGSVRGEMIDYSGRLIKIEDITAPRAIAPLFLFGAANRYPVEVTANEPTEAIVIPKESILSLFRRNETFLENYMNLSANYAHTLADKLFFLSFKTIRQKLASYLLRLSAQGDRFLMDRSQQELADYFGISRPSLARELGHMQHDGLILVDRKQMTILNKEALKILIK; this is translated from the coding sequence ATGTTAGAAGAACTACTATCAAACCCGCTTTTCCATCATATCTCCGCCGCCCAACTGAACAAAGATTTTAACGGACTGACTTATCGTGTAAAGGCATATGCCAAAGGAGAGATCCTTGCCAGCCAGGGCGATGTATGCAACCGCCTCGTTATTCTGATTAAAGGGAGCGTGCGTGGCGAAATGATCGACTATTCGGGCCGGCTGATCAAGATAGAAGACATTACCGCTCCACGGGCCATCGCTCCCCTTTTTCTCTTTGGTGCAGCCAACCGGTATCCGGTAGAGGTAACAGCCAATGAACCGACGGAAGCAATCGTTATTCCCAAAGAAAGCATACTGAGCCTATTCCGTCGCAACGAAACATTTCTGGAAAACTACATGAATCTCTCGGCCAACTACGCTCATACGTTGGCGGACAAGCTTTTCTTTCTCTCCTTCAAAACCATCCGGCAGAAGCTCGCTTCTTATCTGTTACGACTTTCGGCACAGGGTGACAGGTTTCTTATGGATCGCTCACAACAGGAACTGGCAGATTATTTCGGAATATCCCGACCTTCTCTGGCACGGGAACTGGGGCACATGCAACACGACGGCCTCATCCTAGTCGACAGAAAACAAATGACCATTCTGAACAAGGAAGCACTAAAGATTTTGATTAAGTAA
- a CDS encoding MATE family efflux transporter, translated as MSQQNNPHRLGTESIAKLLLQYSIPAIIGMTVTSLYNIIDSIFIGHGVGAMAISGLAITFPFMNLVMAFCTLVAGGGATISSIRLGQKDLNGATKVLGNTLMLCITNAIFFGTLSFIYLDNILLFFGASTVTLPYARDFMQVILIGTPISYIMIGLNNVMRATGYPKKAMLTSMVTVVANIILAPIFIFHFHWGIRGAAIATVTSQFIGMVWVLSHFINQNSYVHLRADFWKMNRHIIGKIFSIGLAPFLMNLCTCTIIVVINVSLQKHGGDMAIGAYGIINRLMTLFVMIVMGLTMGLQPIIGYNYGAKAMKRVKEALRLGIITGVSITTTGFLVCEFCPHLVSSMFTDNKELINMAAAGLRITIMLFPFVGCQIVISNFFQSIGKVKVSIFLSLSRQLVYLLPFLIILPRHYGVSGVWMSMPTSDFFAFFTAILCLIIYLRRNARHYATVE; from the coding sequence ATGTCACAACAAAACAATCCACATAGGCTCGGTACAGAAAGCATTGCAAAGCTGCTATTACAATACTCTATCCCCGCCATTATCGGCATGACAGTCACTTCACTTTACAACATCATAGACAGCATTTTTATCGGCCACGGAGTAGGTGCCATGGCCATATCAGGACTCGCCATTACATTTCCTTTTATGAATTTGGTAATGGCTTTTTGCACCCTTGTAGCGGGTGGTGGAGCTACGATTTCTTCCATACGCCTGGGACAGAAAGATTTGAACGGGGCAACGAAGGTATTAGGCAACACCCTCATGCTCTGCATCACAAACGCTATTTTCTTCGGTACATTATCATTTATCTACTTAGACAACATTCTTCTTTTCTTTGGTGCCAGTACAGTAACCTTACCTTATGCGCGAGACTTTATGCAGGTTATTCTCATCGGAACGCCTATATCATATATTATGATAGGCCTCAACAATGTGATGCGTGCCACAGGTTATCCTAAAAAAGCGATGCTCACCTCCATGGTAACGGTAGTGGCTAATATCATTCTCGCTCCTATTTTTATTTTTCATTTTCATTGGGGCATTCGTGGTGCTGCCATAGCTACCGTAACATCTCAATTCATAGGTATGGTATGGGTATTAAGCCATTTCATCAATCAAAACAGCTATGTTCATCTGCGCGCTGATTTCTGGAAGATGAATCGCCACATCATCGGAAAAATATTCTCCATCGGGTTGGCTCCCTTCTTAATGAATCTATGCACATGTACCATTATCGTTGTTATCAATGTGAGCCTCCAGAAACACGGAGGCGACATGGCTATCGGCGCTTACGGCATTATTAACCGCCTGATGACACTCTTTGTAATGATCGTTATGGGACTGACAATGGGTTTACAACCTATAATAGGCTATAACTACGGGGCGAAGGCGATGAAACGCGTAAAAGAGGCTTTGCGATTAGGCATTATTACCGGCGTATCCATAACCACTACAGGATTTCTTGTCTGCGAATTCTGCCCTCATCTTGTTTCATCTATGTTTACAGACAATAAAGAATTGATAAACATGGCGGCCGCCGGTCTGCGAATCACCATCATGCTGTTCCCATTTGTCGGTTGCCAGATTGTAATATCCAACTTCTTTCAGAGTATCGGGAAAGTAAAAGTCAGCATCTTCCTTTCTCTTTCGCGCCAACTGGTATATCTGTTACCCTTCCTGATTATTCTTCCCCGGCACTATGGGGTTAGCGGAGTATGGATGAGCATGCCTACCTCCGACTTTTTTGCCTTCTTCACCGCCATTCTTTGTTTAATAATCTACCTGCGTCGTAATGCTCGCCACTATGCTACCGTCGAATAG
- a CDS encoding HAD family phosphatase, giving the protein MDELKTIAALFDFDGVIMDTEGQYTVFWDEQGRKYLNVADFGTQIKGQTLGQIYDKHFAGMHDAQQQIRLELDAFEGNMVFEYIPGAEAFLADLRSNGVKIAMVTSSNEKKMGNVYRSHPRLSEKFDRIITADLFTHSKPNPECFLLGMNLFGATAGNTFVFEDSFHGLQAGMSSGATVIGLATTNTREAIAAKAHFIIDDFTGMNFHKLMSLL; this is encoded by the coding sequence ATGGATGAATTAAAAACGATAGCTGCATTATTTGATTTTGATGGTGTGATAATGGATACCGAAGGACAGTATACTGTTTTTTGGGATGAACAGGGTAGAAAGTATCTTAATGTGGCCGATTTTGGGACACAGATCAAAGGACAAACACTTGGCCAGATATATGATAAGCATTTTGCCGGAATGCATGATGCTCAGCAACAAATACGTTTGGAACTGGATGCTTTTGAGGGAAATATGGTATTTGAATACATACCCGGGGCTGAGGCTTTCTTAGCAGATTTGCGTAGTAATGGAGTGAAAATAGCAATGGTTACCAGTTCTAATGAAAAGAAGATGGGCAATGTCTATCGTTCTCATCCGCGATTATCAGAGAAGTTCGATCGCATTATCACGGCCGATCTCTTTACTCATTCGAAGCCTAATCCGGAGTGTTTTTTGCTGGGAATGAACCTGTTTGGAGCTACTGCGGGGAATACTTTTGTTTTTGAAGATTCCTTTCATGGATTACAGGCGGGCATGTCTTCCGGTGCTACGGTTATTGGCTTGGCCACCACTAATACCCGTGAAGCAATAGCGGCTAAAGCACATTTTATAATTGATGATTTTACCGGAATGAATTTTCACAAATTAATGAGCCTTCTTTAG
- a CDS encoding NAD(P)/FAD-dependent oxidoreductase produces the protein MKILVPDSDKKRIIIVGGGFGGLALADKLCNGIFQVVLIDRHNYHQFQPLLYQVASAGLEPSAISFPFRKNFRKKKEFYFRMTEVTKINSDKHSIETPIGSLDYDYLVIAAGTTTNFFGNEVIKKVALPMKSVEEAINLRNTLLINLEKALDSHDSQKRRSLLNIVIVGGGATGVEIAGALSEMKRYILPEDYPDLKDEEMNIYLIEGSDRLLAVMSEEASAHALRFLTDMGITVILNKHAIDYRDGNVILSDGESLLTNTLIWVSGVIAERFDNISPELMGHGGRLLVNEFNQLQGYRDIFAIGDICLQTEATYPKGHPQVAPVAIQQGELLAENLKRMEQGELLKPFMYKDKGTLATVGRNKAVADIKKIRLQGFLAWAVWLLVHLRSILGVKNKLMVLFNWIWNYVMYDQSVRFIFRSNPKH, from the coding sequence ATGAAAATTCTAGTTCCGGACTCAGATAAAAAAAGAATTATTATTGTTGGTGGTGGTTTCGGTGGCCTGGCTTTAGCCGATAAATTGTGTAACGGAATCTTTCAGGTAGTTCTGATTGACAGACACAATTACCATCAGTTTCAGCCTTTATTATATCAAGTGGCATCGGCCGGATTAGAGCCTAGTGCCATCTCTTTTCCTTTTAGAAAGAACTTCAGAAAGAAGAAGGAGTTTTACTTTAGAATGACTGAAGTAACGAAAATAAATTCTGATAAACACAGCATTGAAACGCCTATCGGTAGCTTGGATTACGATTATTTGGTGATTGCAGCCGGTACGACGACTAATTTTTTCGGCAATGAAGTGATAAAGAAGGTTGCACTACCAATGAAAAGTGTAGAAGAGGCTATCAATTTGCGTAATACTTTACTGATAAACCTTGAAAAGGCGCTCGATAGTCATGATTCTCAGAAGAGACGGTCACTGCTAAATATTGTGATCGTAGGAGGAGGAGCAACAGGGGTTGAAATTGCCGGTGCGCTGTCAGAAATGAAGAGATATATTTTGCCTGAGGACTATCCTGATTTGAAAGATGAAGAGATGAATATCTACCTCATTGAGGGTTCCGATCGTTTATTGGCGGTAATGTCTGAAGAAGCATCTGCTCATGCACTTCGTTTTTTGACCGATATGGGAATAACAGTGATCTTGAATAAGCATGCGATTGATTATCGGGACGGTAATGTGATACTAAGCGATGGTGAGTCTTTACTGACCAACACATTGATTTGGGTAAGTGGTGTTATTGCCGAACGTTTTGATAATATTTCTCCTGAATTAATGGGGCATGGAGGCCGACTTCTTGTCAATGAATTCAATCAGTTGCAGGGATATCGGGATATATTTGCTATCGGAGATATTTGTTTGCAAACCGAAGCAACGTATCCCAAAGGGCATCCTCAGGTGGCTCCGGTAGCTATTCAGCAGGGTGAATTATTGGCTGAAAACTTAAAGAGGATGGAACAGGGAGAGTTATTGAAACCTTTTATGTATAAAGATAAAGGGACTTTGGCTACTGTGGGACGGAATAAGGCCGTTGCCGATATAAAAAAGATAAGGTTGCAGGGCTTTCTGGCATGGGCAGTGTGGCTGCTTGTGCATCTGCGTTCTATTTTGGGCGTGAAGAATAAATTGATGGTTCTCTTTAATTGGATTTGGAATTATGTGATGTATGATCAGTCTGTCAGGTTCATTTTTCGATCTAATCCTAAGCACTAA
- the panB gene encoding 3-methyl-2-oxobutanoate hydroxymethyltransferase — translation MAGYISDDTRKVTTHRLIEMKQRGEKISMLTSYDYTTAKIVDGAGIDVILVGDSASNVMAGNVTTLPITLDQMIYHGKSVVRAVNRAMVVVDMPFGSYQGNSKEGLASAIRIMKESHADALKLEGGEEIIETVKRILCAGIPLMGHLGLMPQSINKYGTYTVRAKDEEEAEKLVRDAHLLEEAGCFALVLEKIPAALTERVASELTIPVIGIGAGKADGQVLVIQDMLGMSQGFSPRFLRRYADLHTIMTDAIYQYVTDVKNSDFPNEKEQY, via the coding sequence ATGGCTGGTTATATATCGGATGATACTAGAAAAGTGACGACTCATCGCCTGATTGAAATGAAGCAGAGAGGCGAAAAAATATCTATGCTTACCTCGTACGACTATACCACTGCTAAGATAGTAGATGGTGCAGGCATTGACGTGATTCTGGTGGGCGACTCCGCATCCAACGTGATGGCGGGCAACGTGACTACTCTTCCTATTACGCTTGATCAAATGATTTATCATGGTAAATCAGTGGTGCGTGCTGTGAATCGTGCCATGGTGGTGGTAGATATGCCGTTTGGTTCTTATCAGGGGAATTCGAAGGAAGGATTGGCTTCTGCCATTAGAATAATGAAAGAAAGCCATGCTGATGCTTTGAAGCTGGAAGGTGGAGAAGAGATCATTGAAACAGTAAAACGCATTCTTTGTGCAGGTATCCCTCTTATGGGACATTTGGGCTTGATGCCACAATCTATTAATAAATACGGAACTTATACCGTTCGGGCCAAGGATGAAGAGGAAGCGGAAAAACTTGTTCGCGATGCTCATCTACTCGAAGAAGCCGGATGTTTTGCATTGGTGCTCGAGAAAATACCGGCTGCATTGACTGAACGTGTAGCCAGCGAACTGACCATTCCTGTGATAGGGATTGGTGCCGGAAAAGCAGACGGTCAGGTATTGGTTATCCAGGATATGCTGGGTATGAGCCAGGGATTCAGTCCTCGTTTTTTGCGTCGTTATGCCGACTTGCATACGATTATGACAGATGCCATTTATCAATATGTAACGGACGTAAAGAACAGCGACTTCCCCAATGAAAAAGAGCAGTACTAA
- a CDS encoding MFS transporter yields the protein MKKSSTNKLLSPNYSHICFGNFLLFVSRYMLLPVLPSVMANRLGVSLAFTGSMFIFLTAAMFMVGPFYSYLVDAYKRKHVCVLSILMMLLATVGFTLVTTTREFLLLCLIHGAAFGMATTSGITLAIDLINPHCRSASNVVFGWTSRLGMMTGVALGVALFMLKGFNTVIYISVASGGLGILFIYMLYVPFRAPIGTKFCTTDRFLLARGWVPLLNMLFIAFVPGILIPLIPYTFRCVEIAGIIFPFFAVMGAGFFCSVLFVKLFFEKENILGQIVSGLVAMIVAISLLIFPIPGLGMIPAAALLGIGLGLVTPEFLLMFVKLSQHCQRGTANTTHLLAWEAGVSLGVVAACYLTAHVGASPVVPYRMGLASALIALAFFVFITYPYFKKKKIR from the coding sequence ATGAAAAAGAGCAGTACTAACAAATTATTATCACCCAACTATTCGCATATTTGTTTCGGCAATTTTTTGTTGTTTGTTTCGCGATATATGCTGCTTCCGGTTCTTCCTAGTGTTATGGCAAACAGATTAGGTGTATCACTTGCTTTTACAGGAAGCATGTTCATCTTTCTAACGGCTGCTATGTTTATGGTTGGGCCTTTCTATAGTTATCTGGTTGATGCCTATAAACGGAAGCATGTGTGCGTACTCTCTATTTTAATGATGCTTCTGGCGACGGTTGGTTTTACGTTGGTTACCACCACCCGCGAGTTCTTGTTACTTTGTTTGATACATGGTGCGGCTTTCGGTATGGCAACAACTTCCGGTATTACTTTAGCGATAGATTTAATTAATCCTCATTGTCGAAGTGCAAGCAATGTTGTCTTTGGCTGGACTTCTCGTTTAGGTATGATGACAGGGGTGGCTCTTGGTGTGGCTTTGTTTATGCTTAAGGGCTTTAATACGGTAATATATATATCCGTTGCTTCCGGAGGTCTGGGCATTTTATTTATTTATATGCTCTATGTTCCTTTTCGTGCACCCATAGGGACTAAATTTTGCACTACGGACCGTTTTCTATTGGCTCGCGGATGGGTGCCACTTCTTAATATGTTATTTATCGCTTTTGTTCCCGGTATACTTATACCTCTAATTCCTTATACTTTTCGTTGTGTGGAAATTGCAGGTATTATATTTCCGTTTTTTGCGGTGATGGGAGCAGGTTTCTTTTGTTCTGTTTTATTTGTTAAACTATTCTTCGAAAAAGAGAATATTTTAGGGCAGATAGTGAGTGGGTTGGTTGCAATGATAGTAGCTATATCTTTGCTTATTTTCCCCATTCCAGGCTTGGGCATGATTCCGGCGGCTGCTTTGTTGGGAATAGGATTGGGATTAGTTACTCCTGAATTTCTGCTGATGTTTGTGAAATTGTCTCAACATTGCCAGCGTGGCACGGCAAACACAACTCATTTGCTTGCCTGGGAAGCCGGTGTTTCTTTAGGAGTGGTGGCGGCTTGTTACCTTACGGCTCATGTGGGCGCTTCTCCTGTTGTGCCCTATCGAATGGGCTTGGCATCAGCATTGATAGCATTGGCCTTTTTTGTTTTCATTACGTATCCGTATTTTAAGAAAAAGAAAATCAGATAA